The Stenotrophomonas sp. BIO128-Bstrain region CAGATCGATTTCAAGATTGACCGCACTGCCCACGGCGGTGGCAGCGAAGGCGGTGTTGGCGACGGTGTGCGGAATGAGCGCGACCTCGAAGCCCTGCTCGTCCACCTCGTTGACGGTCAGGCTGACCCCGTCCACGCAGATCGAGCCCTTCTTGGCGATGTAGCGCAGCAACGCGGCCGGCGCGGCGAAACGCCAGCGCTGGGCACGCGCGTCGTCATGCACCGACAACACCTGGCCCAGGCCATCGACATGGCCACTGACCAGATGGCCGCCGAGGCGGTCGGTCGGGCGCATCGCGCGTTCGAGGTTGATGACGGCGCCGTCGGCCAGCCGACCCAGCGTGGTCAGGCCCAGGGTCTCGGTCGAGGCGTCAGCCTGGAAGCTGCTGGCGTCGAATGCGATGACGGTGAGGCAGACCCCGTTGATGGCGATGCTCTCGCCCATCTGCACGTTCTCGAACGGCAGGGTGCCCACGTTGAAGGTGAAGCGGACATCGCCGCCAAGGGACTCGCGTGCGGCCAGACGGCCGACGCCTTCGATGATTCCAGTAAACACGTAACGTTCTCCGCGGAAAGTGAGCGAAAAACGCCGCAAGGCATATAGGTGCACGCCGGGCACAAGGCCCGGCCGCACCGTCTTCTTTCATCCGGACTATACCGTCGGCTCCGGCATTGGACCGGATCTGCTGACCTTCCCGGGGGCCGGGAAGCGCTCGCGGGCTCGTGCTTGCGCACCTACCGCCGGTGGGGAATCGCACCCCGCCCTGAAGACGTTTATGTACCGGCGAACCGGCCCGGCTAGTGTAACAGGGCACCCTGACTGGAGGCTTTAAGTTAAATAAGTGTTAAGCTACGCGACTGAGTGCTGCGCCGCGTGGATATGACGGCGCACACGTCGGTTACTGATCGAGCTGCAGCGTCCGCGCCGCGCCATGATCGAACGGGTCCCGCAAGGGGCCCGTTTTTTATGGGCGCATCAACAGCCTCACGTCTGCCCCCACCTGCCGCTGGTCCACCACCCGCAGCCGACGCTGCTGCTCCATCGCGTGGATGCCCAGGCCGGACAGC contains the following coding sequences:
- a CDS encoding riboflavin synthase, with product MFTGIIEGVGRLAARESLGGDVRFTFNVGTLPFENVQMGESIAINGVCLTVIAFDASSFQADASTETLGLTTLGRLADGAVINLERAMRPTDRLGGHLVSGHVDGLGQVLSVHDDARAQRWRFAAPAALLRYIAKKGSICVDGVSLTVNEVDEQGFEVALIPHTVANTAFAATAVGSAVNLEIDLVARYVERLLGAGARA